Proteins encoded in a region of the Elizabethkingia bruuniana genome:
- a CDS encoding metal-dependent hydrolase: MKFTFLGQNCFLFTYKGKNILSDPFYNYQKEQSGFDIKEHKIDYILLTHAHGDHIADVEEVLAHYPEATIIGVPEVCGYFKNAKNTCDINLGGSAKVEGLKISMVPAHHTSSFPDGTYGGVPVGYIFRLPEGRNMYLAGDTGVMADMELFPRLFGKIELSILPVGSHYTMCPRKAAFAAGELLKSPKVIGCHFDTFPPITINHDSAMKHFEEKNVELVLPKLGEEFEF, from the coding sequence ATGAAATTCACTTTTTTAGGACAAAACTGTTTTTTGTTCACTTACAAAGGAAAAAATATCCTTTCGGATCCTTTCTACAATTATCAGAAAGAACAATCCGGATTTGATATTAAGGAACACAAAATTGACTATATTTTGTTAACGCATGCACATGGCGATCATATTGCGGATGTTGAAGAGGTATTAGCTCATTATCCGGAAGCAACTATTATTGGGGTGCCAGAAGTATGCGGTTATTTTAAAAACGCGAAAAACACATGTGATATTAATCTGGGAGGATCTGCAAAAGTTGAAGGTCTTAAGATCTCCATGGTGCCAGCACATCATACCAGTTCTTTTCCGGATGGTACTTACGGTGGTGTACCAGTAGGTTATATCTTCAGACTTCCTGAAGGAAGAAATATGTACTTAGCAGGTGATACTGGAGTAATGGCTGATATGGAACTATTCCCAAGACTTTTTGGTAAAATCGAATTATCTATTCTGCCAGTAGGAAGTCACTATACAATGTGTCCAAGAAAAGCTGCATTTGCTGCAGGCGAATTATTAAAATCTCCAAAAGTAATTGGATGTCATTTCGATACTTTTCCTCCAATTACAATTAATCACGACAGTGCAATGAAGCATTTTGAAGAGAAAAATGTGGAGTTGGTTTTACCGAAACTGGGTGAGGAATTTGAATTTTAA
- a CDS encoding DUF4199 domain-containing protein produces the protein MTKNPVAIGLVLFGITMLAFFVVYYFFANASYYSTSMKVNAFGMPFLYAVGGFLSVYWYRGAGKITYPQAFKQAFVTLFIGGFLSVMSIFAFLNYVDTDARDLLNHQYIQTELTNLDEAYTKQKSEAVHLKDQSKLGELDKNYNDAKLAREAAIKENRNYFSFSFLSAVFGGFMLFYLLLSIVIAAFLKNKKRYE, from the coding sequence ATGACGAAAAATCCTGTAGCTATCGGGTTAGTGTTGTTCGGAATTACCATGTTGGCGTTCTTTGTAGTGTACTATTTTTTTGCAAATGCCAGTTATTATAGTACCTCTATGAAGGTAAATGCATTTGGAATGCCTTTTTTGTATGCAGTTGGAGGATTTCTCTCTGTATATTGGTATAGAGGAGCTGGGAAAATAACTTATCCACAGGCTTTTAAGCAAGCTTTTGTAACATTATTTATAGGAGGATTCCTTTCTGTAATGTCCATTTTTGCTTTTCTTAATTATGTAGATACTGATGCCAGAGATTTACTAAACCATCAGTATATTCAGACCGAATTAACCAATCTGGATGAAGCTTATACCAAGCAAAAGTCTGAAGCAGTACATCTTAAAGATCAGAGCAAATTGGGTGAATTAGACAAAAATTATAACGATGCAAAGCTTGCAAGAGAAGCTGCAATAAAGGAAAATAGAAATTATTTTTCATTTAGTTTTCTTTCTGCCGTTTTTGGAGGCTTTATGTTATTTTATCTACTTTTGTCAATCGTAATAGCAGCGTTTTTGAAGAACAAAAAACGCTACGAATAA
- a CDS encoding glycosyltransferase family 2 protein, producing the protein MDLSIIIPLLNEEQSLEELFSRIDNVCNENDFSYEVWFVDDGSTDNSWGVIQLLSASHPQVHAIRFTRNYGKSQALHAAFEKAKGEVVITMDADLQDFPEEIPGLVEKLREGNYDIVSGWKKKRFDNVMTKNIPSKLFNASARKVSGVFLHDFNCGLKAYKKQVVKTVDVYGDMHRYIPVLAAHAGFKNITEKEVKHQARPYGTSKFGANRFIRGFLDLITLWFVSRFGGRPMHFFGAAGTVMFIIGFLSALWLGISKLIDVARGMYGHLIADNPWFYIALTMMILGTQLFIAGFLGEMLIRTNRERKNYHIEEII; encoded by the coding sequence ATGGATCTTTCTATTATTATCCCGCTTCTTAATGAAGAACAATCTCTTGAAGAGCTTTTTTCCAGAATAGACAATGTATGTAATGAGAATGATTTCTCTTATGAAGTATGGTTTGTGGATGATGGTTCTACCGACAATTCATGGGGCGTTATACAACTACTTTCTGCATCACATCCGCAGGTACATGCTATAAGATTTACCCGTAATTATGGTAAATCTCAGGCTTTGCATGCTGCTTTTGAGAAGGCAAAAGGCGAAGTTGTAATTACTATGGATGCCGACCTTCAGGACTTCCCGGAAGAAATACCAGGACTGGTAGAAAAATTAAGAGAAGGGAATTACGATATTGTAAGTGGCTGGAAAAAGAAACGTTTTGATAATGTAATGACCAAGAATATCCCGTCCAAATTATTCAATGCTTCGGCAAGGAAAGTTTCGGGTGTTTTCTTACACGATTTCAACTGCGGATTGAAGGCTTACAAAAAGCAAGTTGTTAAAACTGTAGATGTATACGGTGATATGCACCGTTATATTCCGGTATTGGCGGCTCATGCAGGATTTAAAAATATCACTGAAAAAGAAGTAAAACACCAGGCTCGTCCTTATGGTACTTCCAAATTTGGAGCAAACCGTTTTATCAGAGGGTTTTTAGATCTGATAACTCTATGGTTCGTAAGCCGATTTGGCGGGCGCCCGATGCATTTCTTTGGTGCCGCAGGTACTGTAATGTTTATTATAGGTTTTCTTTCAGCCTTATGGCTGGGGATTTCTAAGCTAATAGATGTTGCAAGAGGAATGTACGGACATCTGATTGCAGATAATCCTTGGTTCTATATCGCATTAACAATGATGATTCTTGGTACTCAGCTATTTATTGCCGGATTCCTTGGTGAGATGTTGATCAGAACAAATCGTGAGCGCAAAAATTATCATATTGAAGAGATAATTTAA
- a CDS encoding GIN domain-containing protein, whose translation MKKLLYIFLVIGLVSCSKVKPKGEITTKDVNIQDFNKLDVSGKFKIFYVQNPKNMVSVETYPNVFDNLKIEVKDKTLYISEKSKTEGVDMYNIMLYSKNNLESITMADSTDITISSQMSVPAFKLKIKDNAKFMGSVLANKADITMTNKAKANLLGRTLDANVAISDTASIISPYWYINNLNITSKNGNYSEFSVDDELNGSLGNTAELVYYGNPQKKIKVTDKAKLEQKQKP comes from the coding sequence ATGAAAAAATTACTTTATATATTTCTTGTCATCGGTTTGGTTTCCTGTTCCAAAGTGAAACCAAAGGGAGAGATCACAACAAAAGATGTGAATATTCAGGATTTTAATAAATTGGATGTCAGTGGGAAATTTAAAATTTTCTATGTACAGAATCCTAAAAACATGGTTTCTGTGGAGACCTATCCTAATGTCTTTGATAATCTTAAAATTGAAGTAAAAGATAAAACGCTTTATATTTCAGAGAAAAGCAAGACAGAAGGTGTGGATATGTACAATATTATGTTATACTCTAAAAATAACTTGGAAAGTATAACAATGGCAGATTCAACAGATATTACGATTTCCAGCCAGATGTCGGTACCGGCATTTAAACTGAAGATTAAAGACAATGCTAAATTCATGGGCTCTGTTTTAGCTAATAAAGCAGATATAACTATGACAAACAAAGCAAAAGCAAATCTTTTAGGCAGAACGTTGGATGCAAATGTTGCGATTAGTGACACAGCAAGTATTATTTCTCCTTACTGGTATATTAACAATCTGAATATAACCTCTAAAAATGGAAATTATTCAGAATTTTCAGTGGATGACGAACTAAACGGAAGCTTGGGAAATACTGCAGAATTAGTATACTATGGTAATCCGCAGAAGAAAATAAAAGTAACAGATAAAGCTAAATTAGAGCAAAAACAAAAACCTTAA
- a CDS encoding phospho-sugar mutase produces MTSLDKAKLWLGEGFDDETKKEVQALIDNNPAELEDAFYKNLEFGTGGMRGIMGVGTNRLNKYTLGQATQGLANYLHQQFPGEETADSAKTEASQIKVAIAYDVRHNSPEFGKLVTDVLTANGIKVLLFEEHRPTPELSFTVRDKKCNAGIVLTASHNPPEYNGYKVYWNDGAQVVPPNDNGIISEVEKTQFNEIKFNGNDDLIEWIGADQDDVYIDACIENSLYQNVGRDLLNIVFTSIHGTTYTTIPKALAKAGFTRVDLVTEQMIPSGNFPTVESPNPEEPAALSMAMDLAKVTNADIVIGTDPDGDRLGIAVRNLDGEMQLLNGNQTNTFLTYYILDQWKKQGRITGKEFIGSTIVTSDIFYDIAKKFGVDCKVGLTGFKWIGKMIRDFEGQEKFICGGEESFGFMTGDFVRDKDSCGSILLACEIAAWCKANGKTVYEYLIDIYKDLGMYYEGLVNITKKGKDGAEQIKQMMTDFRQSPPKTLAESPVAEVKDFQEQTSLLISTNEKSVMNDIPKSNVLIYYTEDGTKVCIRPSGTEPKIKFYVSVKEQIASEQDFKDKLVSLEAKIQQIKTDLNL; encoded by the coding sequence ATGACGTCATTAGATAAAGCAAAATTGTGGCTAGGAGAAGGTTTCGATGATGAAACGAAAAAAGAAGTCCAGGCATTAATAGATAATAATCCAGCTGAACTGGAGGATGCTTTTTATAAAAATCTGGAATTCGGAACAGGAGGTATGCGCGGAATCATGGGCGTTGGCACCAACCGTCTGAATAAATATACATTAGGGCAGGCTACACAGGGATTAGCAAACTACCTTCATCAACAATTTCCAGGTGAAGAAACTGCAGATTCGGCGAAGACGGAGGCGAGCCAAATTAAAGTTGCTATCGCTTATGATGTTCGCCACAACTCTCCGGAATTCGGAAAGTTAGTTACAGATGTTTTAACAGCAAATGGTATTAAAGTTTTACTATTTGAAGAACACAGACCAACTCCGGAATTGTCTTTTACTGTAAGAGATAAAAAATGTAATGCTGGTATTGTACTTACAGCGTCGCATAACCCACCGGAATATAATGGTTATAAAGTATACTGGAATGACGGAGCACAGGTAGTTCCGCCAAATGATAACGGAATTATTTCTGAAGTAGAAAAAACTCAGTTTAACGAGATTAAATTCAACGGAAACGATGATCTAATCGAGTGGATAGGAGCAGATCAGGACGATGTATACATCGATGCATGTATCGAAAATTCTTTATATCAGAATGTTGGTAGAGATTTGTTGAATATTGTTTTCACTTCTATCCACGGAACGACCTATACAACTATTCCTAAGGCTTTAGCAAAAGCAGGTTTTACAAGAGTAGACCTGGTTACGGAACAAATGATCCCAAGTGGGAATTTCCCGACAGTAGAATCTCCAAATCCTGAAGAACCAGCTGCGCTTTCTATGGCAATGGATCTGGCTAAGGTTACCAATGCCGACATTGTAATAGGAACAGACCCGGATGGTGACAGATTAGGAATTGCTGTAAGAAATCTGGATGGAGAAATGCAGTTGTTAAACGGTAACCAGACCAATACATTCCTTACTTATTATATTTTAGATCAGTGGAAAAAACAAGGTAGAATTACCGGGAAAGAATTCATTGGTTCTACTATTGTAACGTCAGATATTTTCTATGATATTGCAAAGAAATTTGGAGTTGACTGTAAGGTTGGACTAACCGGCTTCAAGTGGATTGGTAAAATGATCCGCGATTTTGAAGGACAGGAGAAGTTTATCTGCGGTGGTGAAGAGAGCTTTGGATTTATGACCGGAGATTTTGTTCGTGATAAAGACTCTTGTGGAAGTATTCTTTTAGCTTGTGAAATTGCTGCATGGTGCAAGGCCAATGGTAAAACAGTATATGAGTACCTTATCGATATCTACAAAGATCTTGGAATGTACTATGAAGGATTGGTAAACATTACGAAAAAAGGAAAAGATGGTGCAGAGCAGATTAAGCAGATGATGACGGATTTCCGTCAGTCTCCGCCAAAAACTTTAGCAGAATCACCTGTAGCTGAAGTAAAAGATTTCCAAGAGCAGACAAGTTTGCTAATTTCTACGAATGAGAAATCTGTAATGAATGATATTCCGAAATCTAACGTATTAATCTATTATACAGAAGACGGAACAAAAGTATGTATTCGTCCTTCCGGAACAGAGCCAAAGATTAAATTCTACGTTTCTGTGAAAGAACAGATCGCTTCGGAACAAGATTTTAAAGATAAATTAGTTTCTCTGGAAGCTAAAATCCAGCAGATTAAAACAGACCTGAATTTATAA